A segment of the Lolium perenne isolate Kyuss_39 chromosome 3, Kyuss_2.0, whole genome shotgun sequence genome:
ATTGATACATACAGTGTTAAGCTGCACTATGAACTAAAATACTAAAATGTCAACACACTGTCTATTCAAAAGATTGGTACCTTTTAATCACTAAGAAAGATAAAGTATACCCAGTCAACATAGGATAATAAACACAATTCATCGAGCAATGTGTGACATACTACATGCTTAATACAAACACATATATCTtctaaagtaaaaaaaaaacataTATCTTCTCATGCGCTAAACTACTAACAAATTGATCTGAAAGCCTTCAGTAGCTCCAGGCGTACAGTATAAACCTGCTAATACAGATGAAGGTATTCAGTACTTAAAATGGTTTAAGGCCAAATAGCATaaccaaaaaaaaaacagtaAATCACATGCACAATATGGTGATATGGCTAGCTAGTTTGTTTACCAGCAAAGAATGACATGTGCACTCACTGAACTTCAAATTAGTTAAACGTGAATCCCATGCAATGATCTTCCACCTGCAGCCTCAATCCTAGCTAGCATTAAGAGGATGCACGCACTTCACCCAAATATTAGCAAGCTGCAAGCAGATCTTATTCCCATCAGTCATAAACGCTTAAATAAAAACGATGATCCAATCAACCTGAAAATGAACAGGGTAACTTCCTAGCCACACTTGTAGCTGCGCCTATTTGGCCTCTGGATAACAACTTGAAAATGAACAGGAAACTTTCCTACCCACTTCTTTTGGCCTGGCGCGAGTAGCAAGAAAAATCCAACGAAAATCCGACAAAATCACGCGAGGCAGAATGTCGAGCAGCTTTAGAGCGGGAGAGAAATAATCTAACAGATTAATAATCATGAGTGGGGGATAGAAAGAAAGAGAGTAGCAAACTTTGGAGAGGACAACTACCGAGGTAAAGACCAGATATGAACTCGATCACACGGATATCCATGGCAATACGGTGAGCTTTTTATCCATGGCAATACGTTCAGCCAAGAAGTTTCTAGTGTATTTGTAGGGCAATCATGGCTGATGAATGCTGAGCATCATGGGACGGTTTCAAGCAATTGTAGCGAGGAGGGCATAGGTCACAACAGAAGAATTTGTACCATGAAGTCGGTAGGTCGCAGCGGCGGCGGAGAAATCAGGGAACACGAACCGACCAAGGGGAAGGGCGAGCGAGTGCAGCCTCAACTCGAGGAAGGACGAGCGAGCGCAGCGGGGGCTCGTTCAGCCCATGTACATCATGTCCAGCCCAATTATGTATACCAGGCCACGAAAGAGCAACCCATAACGAAAATACCGAAGACGGAGAGAGCGACCAGCGACGGAACCCAACACAACGGATCGGGAAAAAGGACGACGTGGACGCAGGAGAGAGCTGGAAAATCAAGTAGTGGGGGACTTCTATTTAGAGATAAAAGATTCCTTCGAAAGATCAAAGATCATGTTGCTGATGGATTCACTAAACCACTGCCTTATCGAGCTTTTGAAGATTTCTAGCATAATCTCAACTTATCAAAGTTGTGATTAAGGAACGGTGTTAGAGATAGAAGTTAGATACCGACATGGTTTGTATACGAGTCATAACGTATGTAGAGTCCGCAAACAACACGTCATGTAAAACCTCCTTCCTTCTGCCAGCGTGCGTCATGTAGTCAGGTTCTCATGTTCTCCGACGGATATACAGTGTACAACTGCAAATTGCAAAGCCAACAAAAACGCAAAACAGTAGGATCGACAGCTAGTGCAAAGTTGATTCCAGGTACTAGGTAATTACGCAAATCTAGTTATAAATGTCATGGTACTAGGTAATTACGCAAATCAAGTTACTCCTGCAGGTTAAAACAGTTAAGTCTTGGATGTGAGGTAAACTAACAAGAGGTTACAGAGAAACTTTTCCATAGAGACGGATCGCTTCTGCATTTCAATCCACGGAAAGCGTCGAATCATTCTTGCAATTAACAGTACATGAACTTGATTCCATGTTGCAAGAACGAACCCTGCAGGCACTATGCGCATGATGCATCATCGTCTATCGATCATGGTGTATTATTAGTAAGTAATCAACCAAAATGGAGCTACAATTCAGAACAATGAGCTCTGGGATCTGAGATCAACAGGTAGCAAGCTAAAGCATCGACCATCCATCATAGTACATGCATGGTTTCAGTATCAATCAAGAAAACACagggcacacacacacacacgtacAGTGTAGTAGCGCGCCAGCCATGGCGAACGCGCGCGAAGGATGGGTTGATGAAGTGCAGGCAGATCTAACCAAGAGACTGAGTCACCTCAACTGGATGCGGTTGCCGGCGGCAGGCTCGAAGGCGATGGTGGCCATTCAGGCCAGCACGGTCCGGATTTGGTCCATGGCGGCGCGGACCTGGTCTTCCATGACGGCGTCCGGGTCAGCAGCCGGGGGAAGGCGGGCACCGATGAACTGCGCGGCCCACAGGTGGCCGAAGGCAACCTCCGCCATGACGAGCGCTTGCCGGGCGTACTCCCTGGCGTCCTGGAGCCTGGTCAGAGCGAGCCACATGCCGTGGTCGGCGTCGCGGACGCGGGCCACGCTGGCCACGGGATCCGTCGGGACGGGCCCGCAGCCCCGGAGCAGGATGAGCTCGGCCGCCTCCATGTCGCCCATGGCAGCGGAGAGGAGCGACGACGCTTGCCCGACGTTGGCCGCCGCGGAATCCAGCACGACGTAGCGCCCCGCGGCGTCGCGGGTGTCCAGCAGCTCCTCCGACTCCAGGTCCCGCAGCGCGGCGCCGAGATGATCCCTGGCGCGGAGGCAGCCGCCGTACACGGAGACGAGACGAGCACCGGCCGCCGTCTTCCACCTACCGCCAGGAACTGCCGTACCAGCCGGCCGGCCCCGGCGACGCGCTCCCCCACCTACCCGACGCCATGGAGCACCTCGGCACCGCCATCTCCTGTGCCAGGCAGCTCATCGCGTCCCACGCGGGGTCCGCCCACGTCTTCTCCCTCTGCACCGCGCGCATCGGGCTCCAGGATTCCGCGCCGCTGCCGTGGCAGAGGTGGGCGGGCCACCACGCCGCCATGGCGCTGCAGAGCCTACAGTCCGCCTGGGCGCACGGCGCGGCGGGCAGCGACGCCGTCTTCGTCATGCTCAACATGGCCCCATTCCGGATGTCCGGTGCCGATCTAGCAGGACTACCAGTGTAGGGAGTCGCCCACGGATCGATCACATCAAACTAGACGAACAAACGCGGAAATAAAATTTATCGCCAAGGGTGCGTGTCGCACCCTCTAAACTTTTCTCTCTTTATTGATTTTCTGTTTTCTGAACTCGCGGTACAAACGTTCAGCCAGGACGTGTATATATACACGCACCACCTGACCCAGGACCTAGACCTACTTAGACACGAACTACTACATCGACACGGACACACCATCCAGCTAGCTTATGTGCAAGCCGAGCCTGACTCTAATAGATCGACTAACTAGTACTAGTGCTTCGCGTGGGACTACAGCAACACTACTACCGACTCGTACTCTAATTCCTAGACTAGACTAAATCGACATGGACTACCGATCATCCTACAGGACACGACCATGACTAGaactcaaacctagctaggactaACACGTGGTAACTAAACAAACTTTGATCAAGATTAAGCTAACAACCAGGACCACACGCGGCCCACCAGCTCCTGGACCTCCACTACGAGCAGAGCCTCTCCACGGCGCTCCGCGTGACCCATGCGGGGCGTACTGTGATTCCGGCGCGAGGGTTCCCGCTCTGGGACGCCTGGGGACACGCCGCCCAGCAGCTCCTGCTCAGCGCCACCGACGACCTGGACATGGCGCGGGCCGCGCTGGAGCACATGCGCCGCGCCGTCATCGCCCAGTTCTTCGACGCCTGCTGGATGCTTCAGCGTCGCGTCGCATCCTGATTCCTCAAGCAGCGCCAACTCCATCACCGGCCCATCACCAATGTCTCTTCATAGGTATGATATGATGTGATCCCTGCAGGAATTCGACTTCTTCACCGACGGCTTTCCTCCTATAGTTTCAGTTCGTAGATGAACTCAAGAAATTAGATGCAGAAAACTAGCGTAACTCGTACGTACGTACGTACGTACATCCATCTGTAATGTTTTAGTCCATGGAACTTGTTTTCTCAATTAGGCTGACCAGTTTGATACAATCTACAAACAATCTACAACACCCTCGATCTGCTGCAACCTTTTTTACATATGAACGGGCTTCGATCTAAGTAATTTGGAAGCGAGGCTATTGTTCTGGTGGTTGGTTGCAACTTCGTGTTTGTAGTGAGGGAAAAGGAGATGACAAGGAACAGTTACCTGCATGTACTGCCCAACTGGTTGAGTATGTGCCTCCATGGTAAACCAAATGCTGAACAAGTATTAAGGGAAATGAAATTGCACATTGTCTGTACAACATTCAGAATACAATGTACTGTTAGATGACTCACAAAAAAGtattaggctggtgccaatgcaccacACTACTATAGTATGTCACGTCagcttttttcctcactctcaccccacggtgccaatgcacaggctatagtgacagctctcacttctctctcctccacatcagcttttctctctcctcgacatcagcatttatttttcagattacaacatttaaaataatgcaaggaaattattttattgaactaaaattgttaccgattacatcataaaaaaaattatataaaaatttgaaaagattacataaaaatttgaaaaaattacataatctaGGCATTAGCCCACACATGCTCAATCAAATCATGCTGGAGCTGTGTATACATCGGTGAGTCCCTCATTTCGTTGTCCATTTGAATCCTGGCTGCTAGGCTTGGTGGTGCATGATTGTGTATTGCAGGGCCGACATTGGAATCAACTGTGTCATAGATGTTCTCCAAATTTGTACCACGCTCatcgtcgatgatcatgttgtgcagaatgacacatgcacgcatgatcaacccaagagtacgcctcgagtaggagcgtcccggaactgctagaatgttgaacctagccttcagcactccaaaggcacactcgacatctttgcgccaagctgattgagcagcagtgaacagtcgatgcttttcactttgtggaagagtaacacctttcatgaacaccggccaggaggggtagatgccgtcggcaaggtagtaaccatagttgtactcgtgtccattcaccatgaagttcactacgggtgcttctcccctaagcacatcagtgaacaacggcgactggctgagtacattgatgtcgttgttggacccggccactccaaaaaaggcatgccagatccaacgatcatacgatgcaacggcttctaagattatggtagggtgtttgatgtctccccttgtgaatttaccagcatgagccactgggcagttcctccactgccaatgcatgcaatcgatgctccctAACATGCCCGGAAAGCCACGCTCCTCGGCTTTCGCTAACAGACGCTGAGTATCCTCAACATTTGGTCGACGGCAAAACGTCTCCCCGTAACACTCAATGATGTCTTCACAGAATCTATCTAGACAATATgatgaagtttgtctagctaacttaagccactcatctatcgtatctgcagcggctccataaactaacagacgcaaagccgcagtacacttttgtaggggagaaaaaccagcacggttgagagcatcaactctttgggtgaaatacggagagtattcacccaatctatccacaatgcgcagaaaaaGGGATCGCCTCATCCGATACCTTCGCCGAAAGAAGCTCCGAGGATAATTGcagtcgtcggcgaagtagtcctcgAAGAGCCGATCGTGGGCACCCAGACGATCACGCCTGATGAACTCTCGGCGGCGTCGCGGCCGTCTTGGCTCCGCCTCCTCGTTGAGCATCTCCTCCTCATACTCCGCCTGGAATGCATCGATCATATCACCCTCCATTCCGTCGCTCGAACTGCTGCTAGACGAAGACATGGCGTTGAGAGGAGTGGAAATGGAGAGTGGAACTGATGAAGTGAggtgttgttatcaccagaatttaaccgagtcagaggtgggccgcgatcaagatggatttgaagaagatACAtgaaagaaatacatgaatcggcccgttatgcaaagtttgggctagtttgcccttgtatctgtaacatagtagattacgtgtcgtttagttagagttggcctcgtgcacggttgggattattcccacgttagaaagtcccctggactataaatatgtatctagggtttatgaaatagacaacaaccaacgttcaaccaacaaatcaatctcggcgcatcgccaactccttcgtctcgagggtttctaccggtaagcatcatgctgcctagatcgcatcttgcgatctaggcagcacaagcttatgctcgttgttcatgcgttgctcgtactgaagcctttttgatggcgagcaacgtagttatcttagatatgttagggttagcattgttcttcgtatcacatgctatcgtagtgcaacccttgcatgtctagccgcccttacacctatcctaggtgtaggggcggcaccccgcttgatcgttatttagtagatctgatccgttacggttgctccttgttcttcaaggattagtttaatatctgcaatagttaggccttacaaagggttggaggatccagcggcacgtagggtgtcgtttgctagtcctagacaggatgttccggggatcaacctcgtgttggtttttaggccttgtctaggatcggcttacgatcaccgtgcgtggccgcgaggcccaatcgtgagtaggtgttgtcgtcagaaacccaccggcgggcagcgacaggcaacacagtagatccgggaacaacttagggcttcggctggccctggtccctccgagcgacggcccgcaaagccttctggccacacgtccgatgctgatgcaagggcgtgccacctgacctatacctggtcaggaaggtgatggagatgcctcgcttagtttcctgcatggcatacacgtaaacattaaatacgagcctcgatcggctctcaggttatcccgtgaatcggctcatgggagccgatccacccatgattcgtacgaggtgcacgaatatatggtggtcctgcttgatcaagataaagctaataagatctacgacgatttagggttttcaccgcataatcggatcatcctacccacgattgggcctcgcggccacgcacggtgatcgtaagccgatcctagacaaggcctaaaaaccaacacgaggttgatccccggaacatcctgtctaggacttgcgaacgacaccctacgcgccgctggatcctccaaccctttgtaaggcctaactattgcagatattaaactaatccttgaagaatcaaggagcaaccgtaacggatcgaatctactttattatgatcaagcggggtgccgcccctacacctaagataggtgtaagggcggctagatatgcaggggttgcacta
Coding sequences within it:
- the LOC139837875 gene encoding protein ALP1-like, with the protein product MSSSSSSSSDGMEGDMIDAFQAEYEEEMLNEEAEPRRPRRRREFIRRDRLGAHDRLFEDYFADDCNYPRSFFRRRYRMRRSLFLRIVDRLGEYSPYFTQRVDALNRAGFSPLQKCTAALRLLVYGAAADTIDEWLKLARQTSSYCLDRFCEDIIECYGETFCRRPNVEDTQRLLAKAEERGFPGMLGSIDCMHWQWRNCPVAHAGKFTRGDIKHPTIILEAVASYDRWIWHAFFGVAGSNNDINVLSQSPLFTDVLRGEAPVVNFMVNGHEYNYGYYLADGIYPSWPVFMKGVTLPQSEKHRLFTAAQSAWRKDVECAFGVLKARFNILAVPGRSYSRRTLGLIMRACVILHNMIIDDERGTNLENIYDTVDSNVGPAIHNHAPPSLAARIQMDNEMRDSPMYTQLQHDLIEHVWANA